A stretch of the Desulfobacter sp. genome encodes the following:
- a CDS encoding divalent-cation tolerance protein CutA has translation MTHIMVLVTCSTQPRADGLAQAVIEKKLAACVQIHPVTSLYTWKNKIHKDAEYRLIIKTRSTLYPELETFIREQHEYEVPQIVQVPIKKGLTAYLNWIDQSTK, from the coding sequence ATGACCCATATCATGGTGCTGGTCACCTGTTCAACCCAACCCCGTGCAGACGGCCTGGCCCAGGCAGTAATAGAAAAAAAACTGGCCGCCTGTGTTCAGATCCATCCTGTCACAAGTCTGTATACCTGGAAAAATAAAATCCACAAAGATGCTGAGTACAGACTGATCATTAAAACCAGGTCAACACTTTACCCGGAACTTGAAACCTTTATCAGAGAACAACACGAATACGAGGTGCCACAAATCGTACAAGTGCCCATTAAAAAGGGGTTAACGGCCTATCTGAACTGGATAGACCAGAGCACAAAATAA
- the fliG gene encoding flagellar motor switch protein FliG produces MVDVLDPKNLTGCQKAAIFLMTLGEDYATSVFEKMNEQEISEIAFEMSKIDHITPEMLRAVSLDFVEKFEGDAKMIVEGDAFIKSVVSKPLKEKDAKAILEDLEKKKQDKPFIWSRNINVGTLAGYVEGDHPQTIAMILAHMPAEISSEIIMSLPDEQKGDIALRIARLGQISEDVVRDVDKALKYELSGAVGPGGKAGGLEVLVDIINGVDKSTEDSVMEYVEEDDAEMANEIRNLMFVFEDLTGIGDTAMREILKKVEGQQLTYALKTATEEMKEKIFSNLSQRAGEMLKDDLEAMGPVRLAEVEESQQAVVRAAKELEADGTITLGKGKDDVLV; encoded by the coding sequence ATGGTAGATGTATTGGATCCTAAAAATTTGACCGGGTGCCAGAAAGCCGCAATCTTCCTTATGACATTGGGAGAGGATTACGCCACCTCTGTGTTTGAAAAAATGAATGAACAGGAAATTTCTGAAATTGCCTTTGAAATGTCAAAAATAGACCATATTACTCCGGAAATGCTCAGAGCGGTTTCCCTGGATTTTGTGGAAAAATTTGAGGGTGATGCCAAAATGATCGTGGAAGGGGATGCCTTTATTAAAAGTGTGGTATCCAAGCCCCTTAAAGAAAAAGATGCCAAAGCGATTCTGGAGGACCTGGAAAAGAAAAAACAGGACAAACCCTTTATCTGGAGCCGGAATATCAATGTCGGTACCCTGGCAGGTTATGTGGAGGGAGATCACCCCCAGACCATTGCCATGATTCTGGCCCACATGCCGGCGGAAATTTCTTCAGAGATCATTATGAGCCTGCCTGACGAGCAAAAAGGGGATATTGCCCTGAGAATTGCACGCCTGGGGCAGATTTCCGAGGATGTGGTCCGGGATGTGGACAAAGCCTTGAAATACGAACTTTCAGGCGCTGTCGGCCCGGGCGGCAAAGCCGGGGGCCTGGAAGTGCTGGTGGATATTATCAACGGTGTGGATAAATCCACTGAAGACTCGGTCATGGAATATGTTGAAGAGGATGATGCGGAAATGGCCAATGAAATCCGGAACCTCATGTTTGTCTTTGAGGATCTGACCGGCATTGGTGATACCGCCATGAGAGAAATTCTCAAGAAGGTTGAAGGACAGCAGCTCACCTATGCATTGAAGACGGCCACAGAAGAGATGAAGGAAAAGATTTTTTCCAATCTTTCACAGCGGGCTGGTGAAATGCTCAAGGATGATTTGGAAGCCATGGGGCCTGTTCGTTTGGCAGAAGTTGAAGAGTCTCAGCAGGCAGTGGTCAGAGCGGCCAAAGAGCTTGAGGCTGACGGCACCATAACGCTTGGGAAAGGAAAGGATGATGTCCTTGTCTGA
- a CDS encoding Lrp/AsnC family transcriptional regulator, with the protein MVWILWVRFSSNLTLYWYWESAKFSALILACSASVEVSRNIGMAPSAVLERIKKLEARGIIQGYEVRLNPEMFDCDMTAFIHIKVHSPALIQPTGEQLTATEQVQEVHYLAGGDTLMAKVKTSGNKELESVIQQQIASIEAICATKTSIALSTFKESAKIKLPDQI; encoded by the coding sequence ATGGTCTGGATCCTCTGGGTGAGGTTTTCTTCAAACCTGACCTTGTACTGGTATTGGGAATCGGCCAAATTTTCCGCATTGATCCTGGCCTGTTCAGCTTCTGTGGAAGTGTCCAGAAACATCGGTATGGCGCCTTCGGCTGTCCTTGAACGGATTAAAAAATTAGAAGCCCGCGGGATCATCCAAGGCTACGAAGTCAGGCTGAACCCTGAAATGTTTGACTGCGACATGACCGCCTTTATTCACATCAAGGTCCACTCGCCGGCACTGATTCAGCCAACCGGAGAACAATTAACCGCAACAGAACAGGTCCAGGAAGTTCATTACCTGGCCGGAGGAGACACCCTCATGGCCAAGGTCAAAACCTCTGGGAACAAGGAACTTGAGTCTGTTATTCAACAACAAATCGCATCCATTGAGGCCATTTGTGCCACGAAAACGTCAATTGCCCTTTCCACCTTTAAAGAGAGCGCTAAAATAAAACTGCCAGACCAGATTTAA
- a CDS encoding ISL3 family transposase, whose protein sequence is MSTSFIYHAFGLRDYFYKTTRFIGGIITFELIPKPEAVKCPECNSRSVTRKGIVTRDLRTIPVGSKPVILRTAIQRIWCSFCQFVRQIKLSFAQEGKSYTRAFERYVLELSQFMTIKDIAIHLRISWDTIKQIQKEDLLRRYRNIPLEKVRQIAIDEISIGKGHKYLTIVMDLESGRILHVGEGKGGEALKSFWTKVKISKAKIKAVSIDMSPAYLSAVIENLSGSAIVFDRFHVVKLFNEKLSDFRRKLYNLLANTGQQKLLKGVRWLLLKNPENLSDDKKEAQRLEEALKINQPLLVVYYMKEELRQIWNQKKKETAEKIVSNWINLANISKIPMLMKFAKTLAVHRQRILSYYDYRISTGPLEGTNNKIKTMKRKAYGYRDSEFFRLKLLDLHNKRYALIG, encoded by the coding sequence ATGTCCACAAGCTTCATATACCATGCCTTTGGCCTTCGTGACTACTTTTATAAAACAACACGTTTCATCGGTGGAATAATCACTTTTGAACTCATACCAAAACCGGAGGCGGTAAAATGCCCGGAATGTAATTCCAGGTCCGTCACCAGGAAAGGGATTGTGACAAGAGATCTCAGAACAATACCGGTAGGTTCAAAACCCGTGATTCTCAGGACGGCTATCCAGAGAATTTGGTGTTCGTTCTGTCAATTTGTCCGGCAAATCAAACTATCCTTTGCCCAGGAGGGGAAAAGCTATACCCGGGCTTTTGAACGGTATGTCTTGGAGTTGTCTCAGTTCATGACAATCAAAGATATTGCCATCCATTTAAGGATCAGCTGGGATACGATAAAGCAGATCCAGAAAGAAGACCTGCTGAGGCGTTATCGAAATATCCCCCTTGAGAAAGTCCGGCAGATTGCCATAGATGAAATTTCCATAGGGAAAGGGCATAAATACTTGACCATCGTGATGGATCTGGAATCCGGTAGAATTCTGCACGTGGGAGAAGGAAAAGGTGGTGAAGCTTTGAAATCTTTTTGGACAAAAGTGAAAATATCGAAAGCAAAAATCAAAGCCGTCAGCATCGATATGTCCCCGGCATACTTGAGTGCTGTTATTGAAAATCTTTCTGGTTCAGCAATTGTCTTTGACAGATTTCATGTTGTTAAATTGTTCAATGAGAAACTGTCGGATTTCAGGCGAAAGCTCTACAACCTTCTTGCCAATACCGGGCAACAAAAACTTCTGAAGGGAGTCCGGTGGCTTTTGTTAAAAAATCCCGAAAACCTCAGTGATGACAAGAAGGAGGCCCAACGGTTAGAAGAAGCATTGAAAATAAATCAGCCGCTATTGGTAGTCTACTACATGAAAGAGGAACTCAGGCAAATATGGAATCAAAAGAAAAAAGAAACAGCTGAAAAGATAGTCAGCAATTGGATCAATCTGGCCAATATTTCCAAAATTCCAATGTTGATGAAATTTGCCAAGACCTTGGCTGTGCACAGGCAAAGAATCCTTTCATACTATGATTACAGGATATCTACAGGTCCTTTAGAAGGGACAAATAACAAGATAAAAACCATGAAACGGAAAGCTTATGGATACAGGGATTCGGAGTTTTTCAGGTTGAAACTTTTGGACCTTCACAATAAAAGGTACGCATTAATCGGATGA
- a CDS encoding tetratricopeptide repeat protein, which translates to MSDKEKINLGQERPKLIVMPFQPVSGQDMNGVGLGVHFLLGNLFCLHQGLLECWFGWRVKKIFPGSKDLTDYCHGNGPFKDIRELGKRQKVRFWMEGTYLCSKHTVFIEVRLHDTRDNICLGSEFSLAFDDGFSEFRHALFDWLDHCGVGFKGRRIALWPEHISVAGLDSLGSALNALYLNYVGDQDRPIDLTFFDKARALCPESYLVQDLAGWGLYKNGCHDQAEEAFLNALALNPDGLGALSGMMWCAVEGKDRAKALEFACKKGKCRGDDPEKAKQFVDKKFA; encoded by the coding sequence ATGTCTGACAAAGAAAAAATTAATCTGGGACAGGAGAGGCCCAAGCTGATTGTGATGCCGTTTCAGCCGGTATCAGGCCAGGATATGAATGGGGTCGGCCTTGGTGTCCATTTTTTGCTTGGCAATTTGTTTTGCCTTCACCAGGGCCTTTTGGAGTGCTGGTTTGGCTGGCGGGTCAAAAAAATATTTCCCGGGTCCAAGGACTTGACAGACTATTGCCATGGCAATGGTCCGTTCAAAGATATTCGGGAATTGGGAAAAAGACAAAAGGTTAGGTTTTGGATGGAGGGAACCTATCTTTGTTCGAAACACACGGTGTTCATTGAGGTCCGCTTACACGATACCCGTGATAATATCTGTCTTGGATCAGAATTTAGCCTGGCTTTTGATGACGGGTTTTCAGAGTTTCGCCATGCCTTGTTTGACTGGCTTGACCATTGCGGAGTGGGATTTAAAGGACGCAGGATCGCCCTTTGGCCCGAGCATATCAGCGTGGCGGGGCTGGATTCTCTGGGTTCGGCCCTGAATGCCTTATATCTGAACTATGTGGGAGATCAGGACAGGCCCATTGATTTGACCTTTTTTGACAAGGCCCGTGCCCTTTGTCCCGAATCTTACCTGGTCCAGGACCTTGCCGGATGGGGTCTGTATAAAAACGGTTGCCATGACCAGGCCGAAGAAGCCTTTTTAAACGCTTTGGCATTGAATCCGGACGGGCTCGGGGCCTTGTCCGGAATGATGTGGTGCGCTGTGGAGGGAAAAGACCGGGCCAAGGCCCTGGAGTTTGCCTGTAAAAAGGGTAAATGCCGGGGGGATGACCCTGAAAAGGCAAAACAATTTGTGGATAAAAAATTTGCCTGA